The Candidatus Saccharibacteria bacterium sequence CCGGGTCGCATTCCGACATATTCAGTCACGTCTTCCAAAACGCATGGCATTTCCTACGAGACATCAAATTCTTCACTTCGAAGGCTTAAACGGCCCTGACGGCATAAAACGTAAAAGTCCGGCCCGCGACGAACCGTGGCATTATATAGACCCGCAAGACGCTAGTGACCGTGCGATCGTAGACATGATCAACGACCATATTCACAACATGGGCACTGCATTAAAAGATAAAAATGTTGAGCGTGCGGCGTTTGAGGCTGCTTGGCTTGCGCATGCGATTGTCGATGGCCTCACGCCGGCTCATCACTACCCGCTGGAAGAAAAACTAGAAGAGCTTCGTGGCGGTGAGGGCCTAGAGACGCGCATTACAACAAAAGACAAACTACTTTTGCCAGGTAAAAACCGTCGTCACCAGCTACGTAATAACTGGGAATTCTGGGGCGCAAAAGGTGTTATGACGACACATCTTTCATTCGAACTGGGGATAGCTACCGCAATTGCACCGCTACGCTTAGAGGACTCTGCACCGACCGATGCCGATTACAAACGCGTAAAAACCGAAGGGTTCGAGCCTGTATTCTTTGATATGCTCCACCAGGTTGCCGAGATGGGTATGTACAAGGAGTTTACAAAGGCCGGCTGGACACGACAACTGGCGCGTGAAACCAAAGATGTTTTGGTGCCTACGATAGTAAAGGCGGTAACACTTGCTTGGTTTAGCGCGGTGTACGAGGCGACAAAAAAATAATGAATGTCCGGATTATTAGTGGAACATACGGCGGCCGCAAAATTGAAGCACCAGATAACTCGCGCACTCACCCTATGAGTGAGCGCATTCGTAATGCAATCTTTAACAGTATCGGAAGCGAGATCAAGAACGCTCGGGTGCTCGATGCATTCGCCGGTACTGGCGCAATCGGCCTAGAGGCAATAAGCCGTGGTGCTAGCGCGGCGGTTTTTATTGAGAAAGATCGCATCGCTCAAAAAATCTTGGCAAAAAATATTACCTCGCTTGGAGCCGAAAATCAGACGTCTATTGTGCGGACAACGGTAAGCAATTGGGTTGATACGTCGGGTGCAGATGAGTTTGATATAATTTTTGCCGATCCGCCATACCACGACCCGCAGTTTTCCACAGTTTCGAAACTTTTTGGTCTATTAAAAGTAGGGGGTCTTATGGTATTATCACACCCAGGTAGGGGTGAGGAACCGACCAAACCAGGAGTTGTTGTGGTGGACAATCGTAGTTATGGAAACGCATTTCTCACCCTCTACCGCCGAGAAAGTTAGACCTGTCAGGGTCTTTTTTATTATCCTTTTGTCCTATATAAAAAGCAGCCCCAAGATTTCTCTTGGGGTGCAGTCATAACGTAGGACATGTTATGTTGTGATTATAGCACGATACTTCCAGGATAGCAATGCATTGGCCGTCACTACTCGAGAGCAGCTAGTCCCCCGCTAGTTTTTAGAAAAGGCCGTAAGGGTGTTCCGTCACTTTTATACCAGCGTGGCTCGGTCTCGGTAAAAGTTGGCGCACCAACCAGCGTGCCGTCAAGGTTGTTCGGCCCAAGGTCTCGCGCATTGTAGTCAAGGGGCCAGTAGGCGGCGTAGTCTGAGTAATCGCCGACAGCTGCCGTGCCTGCTGTTAGTAACGTGGCGGCTGTATTTTCGGCTGTAGCATCTCCAAAATGACTACCTGTCCATACAGCAACATTGGCCAACTGACCCAAAAGCCAGCGTTCGCTGCCCGTCCACGAGCGATAGCCAAGGGTTGTTGTGCCGCTTGGCGGGTTGTCGGGCGAGGGAACGGCGAAAGCTGCCTCAGACCGCAACGTTCCATCCATATAACAGAATCGGCGCCCTGATTCTTGTGACCATGCTATGAATATTCTGTGCATTACCGAATTTTTTATATTACTACTGATAGCTTGCGACGAAAGCGTGCCGCCGCCTTGGACTAAAACCTGGTATACTTCGCCACTCGCTATACCTACAGTCTCGACTGCTCGCGTTGAGTCGGGGCGCATGCCTAATCCAATGTGGGTTTCGTCGGTCAGGCGCGAGGTGGTGATCTCGTAGTAAATAAACACAGACCCTGCGGCGCTAAGGATTGCGCTAGAGAGTCCGCAGTTTACCCCTTGGTTTGTGCCGTTAAGAATGATCGCCATTACACTTCTTTCAGCCAGATATCACCCGTGGCCATATTAACAGGCTGAACGGTTCCACCAATCCACAAAGCACGCTGGGCGCCAGCCGGGCGCGCGGTGTTTTGATCAACGACATCTATCCAAACTAAACGCGCATCGAGTGCAGTTTGTTGTGCGGTCGAGACCGGCTTGGCGACGTCGCTCGTGTTATCGACATCGCCCAGGCCAATACTCGTGGGTGTGACTGCGCCAGGTTTGACAGTACCGTCGGTGGCAAGGGACACCTGAAGAAAGTCGTTTAAAACCGACCCCCATGTTCCTTCGTCTGCTCCTGGCTCTGGTAACCGTGCCACCTAGCTCTCCTACCTATGTATACTAGCGTAGCAAAGTGGTTATGATGAGTAAATAGATAGAGGTCTACCATATAGAAAAGACAGACCAGCCGATCTGTCTTTTCTATATGGTACGCGAGAGAGGACTTGAACCTCCACGCCCGAAGGCACTAGCTCCTAAGGCTAGCGTGTCTACCAATTCCACCACTCGCGCGAAATATTGGTGCCTACCCACTATACCAAATAAATGTCATAAGATAAAGCCGTAAAATCATGTAAAATTATACCGCTTGTGGTATCATAAAGGAAAATGAGTTTCGAGGGGTGAGAGGGAAAAAATATGAGTAAGGTTGCATCGTATTTGCAAGAGCATATCCTGGGTGAGGTAACAACAAATCCTGCGATATTAAAAGCCATGAGCCGCGACGGTAGCGTTCTTCAGGTTATGCCTGAAATGGTAATTTACCCACGCACGACAAATGATATTCGTAAAGTCGCTCGTTTTGCGTGGCAGTTGGCCGAAAAAGGGCACACACTTCCGCTTACCGCTCGTGGTAATGGCGCCGATGAAACCGGTGGTGCTATTGGTAAAGGCATCATTATCTCTCTTCCTGCTCACATGAACCGTATCTTTGAACTCGATCCAAAACAAAAACTTGTTCGTGTTCAGCCGGGTGTCAATGCAAGTGCGCTTCACGAAGCTCTTATGCTTCAAGGTATCGGAATCCCCGCTCTTCCAAGTTCGGCGCTCTATAGCACTATCGGTGGCGCTGTCGCTAACAATGCTAGTGGACCTTTGTCGGGCAAGTACGGTTCGGTTGGCGATTGGACACATCAGCTAGAAGTAGTGCTTGCGACAGGTGATGTTCTTCAAACTGGTCGTATTAGTAAAAAAGAACTAAACAAGCGCAAAGGCATGGGGACATTCGAGGGCGAAATCTACCGTAATCTCGACAATCTTATAGAGGACAATAAACAGCTCATAGACGAGCATCTAGGCTCTGAAATTCGTGACAATGTTGGATATGCGGCTGTTGCTCGGGTAAAGCAAAAGGATGGTTCGTTTGATCTTACACCTCTTTTTGCAGGCAGTCAGGGGACGCTCGGTATTATATCCGAGATGATCATGAAGGGTGAATTCATGAGTATTCACACGGGTATTGCGGTTGCGGCGTTTAATGACGACCACGCGGCCCGCGATGCGCTTGATCAGCTGCGACGTCTTGAGCCGGCTTTCCTCGAATATTACGAAGGCGACCTGTTTAAAATGGCTGCTGCCGAGGGGCGTACGTATAGCTTTAATAAAGACCTAGAAGCCGAGCCTAGCGCGGTGGTTGTTGTAGGGTTCGACGATTTCAACGAACGTGCGCGCCACAAAAAGCTTAAAAAGATCGAGAAAGTTTTAAATGCCTACGCAACGGTAGCGGTTGCCGATGGCGAGGATGTAAGCGAGCTTATGGCGGTTCGCGGCGTTACGGCGTTCTCGCATGTGCCAGCCGCCAAAGATGCCTCGGCGCCAGCTATTGTTGATGGTGCGTTTGTTCCGAACGAACGATTCGAAGATTTTAGCGCTGCTGTTCATGCGCTTGCTGAAAAAATGGATGTCGCGTTGCCGTTGCAGTACCGCGCCCTCGATGGTATTGTGTGTGCTCGCCCGGTACTTCATTTGAACAAGGTGGGCGATAAGCAAAAGATATTTAAGCTTCTCGACGAATACGGCTCGCTCGTTGATCACCATGGTGGTCATATGATTGGCGAAGATGGCGAGGGGCGTCTTAAAGCGAAGTTTGCTTACAAAGCACTCGATCCGAAGATCATTGAGTTGTTTGAATCTATCAAGGGTATTTTCGACCCATACGGCATTTTAAACCCTGGCGTCAAGCAAGAAGCCGAAGTGCGCCAGCTTGTTCCACAGCTTCGATCAGACTTCGACATTGCGTCGATCGCCGACTACGTTCCACATAGTTAACCTTGAAAAACAGCCTAGGCGCGGGTATTATAACAAAAGCACGCGCGAGTGGCGGAATGGTAGACGCGCTAGCTTCAGGTGCTAGTGTCCTTCGGGACGTGGAGGTTCAAGTCCTCTCTCGCGTACCAAAACAAAGTCCGGCCTTTTGGCCGGTTTTTGTTTGGCTTATGAAAATTGATTTAAACCGAAGGCTGAAAACCTCCCACGCGACATTGGCAACATCAGGCCGACTTCAGGTAAGATGTATATATGAATGAACCTCAGGTAGGCGTTGGGCCCCACGAACAGCCATGGCCAAGCGATCCGCGATACGACAAAGAGCTTCTTGCAAGTGGCGATCGGCGTAATGTCGAAGATAAATACCGCTACTGGACAGTAGAGGCGATTAAAGCTGATTTGGCCGCTCATCGTTCAGATCTTCATATTGCTATTGAAAACTGGCAACACGACATGAATATTGGCACGATCGTGCGCAATGCCAATGCGTTTAATGTGGCGGCCGTTCATATTATTGGGCGACGTCACTGGAACAGGCGCGGCGCAATGGTCACCGATCGCTACCTCGATATTGTCCACCACCCAACGGTTGATGATTTCATGCAGGCTATGGGCGACCGTCATATTATTGCAGTCGATAATCTTTCGGGTGCGACTCCGCTTGCACAAGCAGTACTGCCAAAACATTCTGTATTAGTCTTTGGTGGGGAAGGGCCTGGCCTCAGCAAGGAAATGCAAAACGCAGCCGAGCAAATGGTAATGATTGAGCAATTTGGTAGCACTCGCTCGGTAAATGTCGGTGTTGCATCGGGAATTGTGCTGTATGCCTGGATGCAGCAACACGTGCTTGCTTAGAATACTAAACATAGGCATAATGAGGGCATGAAAGAGCGAGTAAATATCCAGCCAGTTACCCGTATCAGAGAAAAGCTTACGCCGTCACCTCGGGCGAAGGAGCTATTAGATGAACTTGTGGAAGAGCCGGGCGATCCGGCTCTTTACGTAACTGCTCATCGGATTGTTGACATGGGGGAGTTTCATAGGCATCAGCACGACATCGCTATGCGGCGCACCGAGGCGAAGCTGCGGCCACTGGCCAATAGGGCGCTGTATCTTGCCGGGCCCTTAAGTTATCAGCGCGGCAAAGATGGATCGGGGCGACTGTACGTGCCGACGCACGACCGGCCACTTTTAAATCAGATGGCCAACGCGCTTCATGAAATTCCATCGCTCGAACCGTCGGTCGGACCATACCAGCTTTACCTCGAGGTTGCACGGTCGGGGCTTTCGCGTAGCGCCCAAAGGGTTCGCGAAGTTAGCCAGGAGTTCGCGCGGCTTGCAGCAGATCCGAACGAAAGGATTCATCTTCAGGCGTCGAAACCCAGTGTTGTCACCAAGGACATTCATAGGTATCCCTTGCGCGTGCCGGATTTGCCAGAGGCCAGCTAGGCTGATATACTACACGTATGATTCTTCAATCTATCCATCTACCTCATTTGTTGCCGAAACGAGCCGGATAGATTTCTTATTGCAAAAAGAGTACGACGCCGAACCTCGTTTCGGCGCTTTTTATGCCCCTAAAATAACCTAACGAGGAAAACCCATGAAAAAGAGCATAAGCTTGCAATCTGAAGATAAAAATGCAACAATAACCCCTATGAGTACGTTATCATCCCAACCCTACAAAGGCACTCGAGATTACTACCCGAGCGATAAGCGCGTCCAGAATTATATTTTCTCAAACTGGAAACGCACAGCCCGAAGTTTTGGGTACGAGGAATACGGCGCACCACTCCTTGAGCCGCTAGAGGTTTATGCGGCGAAGTCTGGCCAGGAATTAGCCGGTGAACAAACCTATACGTTTATGGATCGCGGCAACCGTCAGGTGGCGATTCGCCCCGAAATGACCCCTAGTATTAGCCGTATGGTGGCTGCGCGTCGCCAAGAAATGGCGTACCCCGCCAGGTTGTTCTCGATCGCAAACTTTATGCGCTACGAACGCCCGCAGCGTGGCCGCGAGCGAGAGTTTTGGCAGCTGAACGTTGATATTTTTGGTGTCGATACGGTTCTTGCCGAGGCCGAAATTATTGCTATGGGTTCACAGTTCCTAAAGTCATTTGGCGCAACCGACGACATGTTTAAAATCAAGGTGAATAACCGCAAGGTTATCGACTACATGATGGCGCAGTACCTAGGGCTCGATGCCGTTCAGGCGCAGCTGATGATCAAGCTGTTCGATCGAAAGAGCAAAATTGCACACGGTGATTTTCGTGATCAGGCAGTTGAAATCTTTGGCGATGCAATGGCGCCGGAAGGCCTTAAAAAGATTTCGGCACTGTTAGCGGCTAAAAATATGGCGGAACTGCCCGAATCTATTCGCGAAAGTAGCGCCGTAAAAGAGGTGCAAGAACTCTTTACGCAGCTAGAGCACGCTGGTGTTAAGAACGCTATCTTTGACATTACCCTCATGCGCGGCCTCGACTACTATACGGGCACCGTGTTTGAGTTCTTCGACACGCACGAAGATAACAACCGGTCATTATTTGGTGGTGGTCGCTACGATGGCCTCGTTGGTTTATTCGGTGCCGAGCCTATCTCTGCCGTTGGTATGGCTCCAGGTCTTACTATGACCGAACTATTTTTGCAGGTACACGACCTTGTTCCTAAGATTACCTCTACAACAGAGGTGTATATAGTTGTGTTAGGTGACGCTCTAAAAGGTGCTTCAAAACTTGCTGCCGACTTACGTGCAGAAGGTGTTAACGCAGAGCTCGATATTACTGGTCGCAAGCTCGACAAGCAGCTAAAAACGGCAGTTAAAAAAGATATTCCATTTATTATTTTCGTTGGCGACGACGAACTTCAGAGTGAAATCTATCCATTCAAGGATACTGCATCTAGCGATGAGCAAAAACTTAGTTTCGAGCGAATCGTAAGTAGTGTAAAAGATCGCCGTCGTGCACACCTCGACGACCTCGATGAATTTTTTGATTAACTATTGAAAAAAGTCAATAGGATGATATAGTATTTCTTAAGTGGCAACTGCCACACTCGACTCACGGACGGAGTAAGCGCATGGGCCATGGCATCGTATCAGGTGTCAACTGGTCGGTGGAGGGTGAAACCTTCACGATCTTCGGCGCATCGGGCTGGGTCAACGGTTCTCGATGGATGGTTCCGCTGGGCCCCAGCGGTCCGGGCATCGCGCCTGTGAAGCCTGCCCCGATCAAGGGCGACATCGACAAGGTCATCGCTGCCGACATCGCCGACGGCAACGGGAGCAAGATCGACTACGTCGGCGTCGGCGGGTTCCAGGCGCTGTTGCTGGCGCTCGAAGGTGTGATCACGGTGGACATGCTGCGCACTGCGCAGGAGACGCCTGACCGCATCATCATCGAGAACGTGGCGTTCGCACGCGGCCGGCGCAAGCTGGTCATCATCAAGAACGCCAAGTACACGATGGCCACCTTCGACCGCAACGACGAGGTCGTCTGACGGCTCGCAATCACCTGAAAGTCGGGTCCCCCGCTGGCAGCAGCGGGGGTAACCCCAAGTATTATATATCTCCGCATCTCTTGGTGCGGACTTTTTAGTTCCATTCACATCTGTTATAATCTGACAGAGTATGAAGACCACTGTAAAAAACCTATCAGAGACAAAGGTCGAGCTGACTATCAGTCTCGACAAAGACGACCTAAAGGCAGCGGAACAAGTTGCTATTACTAAACTTGCTAAAACAGTAAAAGCGCCCGGCTTCCGCAAGGGCAAAGTGCCTGCGAGCGTCGCCGTAAAGCATATCGACCCTGAAATGCTTGGCCAGCAAACACTCGAAGACGCGCTATCAAAAGCCGTTGCCGAAAGCTACATGAACGAAAACATTCAGGCGCTTGATCGCCCGGCTGTTGAAATTAAAAAATATGTTCCAGGAAGCGAACTAGAGTTTACTGCCGAAGCAGAGATTCTACCAAAAGTGACCCTTGGTGACTACAAAAAACTAAAGGCTACTACTAAAAAAGCGACCGTTACTGCAAAAGAAGTCGACGAAGTGATCGAGCGTATGCGCGCTGGCTTTGCCGAAAAAGTCGAAGTAGAACGCCCAGCCCGCGACGGTGACGAAGTTGTTATTGATTTTGTTGGCAAGAAAGACGACATTGCTTTTGATGGTGGCACTGGCACTGATTACAGCCTTACGCTAGGAAGCAAATCATTTATTCCTGGCTTCGAAGAGGGGATTGTCGGCAAAAAGATTGGCGAGACCTTCGACCTTCCGTTGGAGTTTCCTAAAGACTACCACGTTGCGGATCTTAAGGGCGCTAAAGTGGTCTTTACGACTACCCTAAAGGGCATCAAAGAAGTTGTTATGCCAGAGGTGAACGATGAGTTTGCTGCCAAGGCTGGCCCATTTAAGACTGTGGCAGAGCTAACTGCCGATATCAAGCGCGAGCTTGCTGCGCAAAAAGAGCGTGAAGCTGGCGAAAAGCTAAAAGATGATCTTGTAAAGCAGCTTGTTGAAGTAAGTAAGGTGCCTGTGCCAGAGGTTCTTGCTAAAGATCAGGCCGAATCTATCGAGCGTGATATGACCCAAAACCTTATGTACCAAGGTTTGACGCTCGATCAGTACCTCGATAACAAAGGCTTCGAAAGCAAAGAAAAGTGGCTTGAAACCGAAGTGAAAGAAGCAGCTGAAAAGCGCGTCCAAGCTGGCCTAGTTCTTGCAGAGCTAAGTAAGGTTGAAAAGATTCAGGCTACCGAGAAAGAGCTCGATGAGCATGTTGAACTGTACAAAAAGCAATACGCAAACAACCCTCGTATGGTAGAGCAGTTCTCTACGCCAGAGGCGCGTCGCGATATCGCGAATCGCCTTCTTACCGAGAAGACGGTTGATCGCCTTGTAGAGCTCAACACCAAGTAGGTTTAATCGGCAATAAAAATAACAGCCTCGTAAAGGGGCTGTTATTTTTTGTAATAATATCGAGAGTGATTTAAGTCAACACTATTGTTTATTAATTTCTAGCACTCTATTGTATTGAGTGCTAGTTTTTGTGTATACTAAAAATATGAACAAGCCAAGCAATTATCTTGTACCAACGGTTATCGAAAAAACACACGATGGAGAGCGTGCGTTCGACATCTACAGCCGCCTTCTCAACGAACGTATTATTTTTCTCGGTGAGGATGTCAACGAGCAGACGGCAAATATTGTTGTTGCGCAGCTGCTTCATCTTGCCTACGATGATCCTAAAAAGGATATCAAGCTATATATAAACAGCCCTGGCGGCAGCGTATACGACGGCATGGCGATTTACGACACTATTCAATTTATTAGCCCCGATGTCCAGACGATTGGCATTGGATTGCAGGCGAGCATGGGTGCGTTCCTCCTTAGTAGTGGCACGAAGGGTAAGCGCTTTGCACTACCAAACAGCCGTATCATGATTCACCAGCCTTCTAGCGGTACGCAGGGTAAGGTAACTGATCAAGAGATTACACTGCGCGAGAGTATTTTTATAAAGAAGCACCTCAACGAGATAATGGCCAAAAACACTGGCCAGAAGCTCTCCAAGATCGAAAAAGACGCTGACCGCGACTTTTGGATGAGCGCCAAAGAGGCTGTCGAGTATGGTCTGATCGACGAAGTTATCGAAAAAGTACAGAAATAAAAAGACTACTTTTTTACGGCAACCGCGACTCCAAGGCCGCTGTAGGTATGCTCATCGCCATCTTCACGAATAGAATTTGATGGATCGGTGCCGCCATTAAAAAGGACATGCATATTGTTGTTATGTAAAATGTCGGTTACGCCGTCGACGTCGACAGGGATAGCTGGTTTTGGAACGCCGCCTACTTCGTACCCCCGAGAGCCTCGCATGTACGCCATATAAAAGATGCCCCCTGGTAGCAGCGCACGGCAAATAAAGCGCATGAACTCTTCGTATTCGTCTTTTGATTCGGTCGCTGACTCGGGTCCGTGCTCTACGGCTATGGCGTAGCGGCTATTCTTGGCGAGTTCGCGCATGTCCTCGGTATGGACATGCCCTGAGGCAAGTCTGCCGGCGAGTTGAAACGACCCATCCCAATCTGGGTGAGCGGCAGTGTAGTCTTTTTGGTGTGGCGTCCAGATACCAAGATCACCGAGCGCAAGACGACTCATGGTGTCGCGGGTTAGGTCTGTTGTGCTTATTTCGCGGTCGCTTACATCAATAAATCCACCTCGTTCTGGCGTTTTTATGAGCGGTGCTATAACAGCGGCACCGCGGGGGACTCCCCCTGCGGCGATTAGTGTTCCGTGCGGCAAAGCGCCGAAGAGGTCTTGGTGTCGTGCATGAGCGGCGAGAGCGGCAATAGCAATGCTGCCGACATAAATATCCTCGGGCGCAAGCCTTAGATAATTCCCCGACCGGTAGCGGTCGAGTTCGGTCTTTTGCCATTTCCAATCCACCTGGTCTGTTGTAATGGGTTGTTTGCAACTTTCGCTCATTCTATCTCCCTTGTGAATAGACAATGTAGCCTTTTATTACAAAGAAGGGTAAACTGTTCAACATAATGAACAACAAGCAACGTCTACAAGAGCAGCTAGCAAAACTTAACATCTCAAACGATGAGGCGAAACTATATATTGAGTTGCTTGAGAAGCCGAACACACATCTGCAGCTTGCACGAGCCACGGGCGTTAATCGTACTAAAGTCTATCGACTCATCGAACAACTTGAAAAACGAGGTCTTGTGTCGCGTCGAACAGATGACCGAGGAACATTTTTAGTGGCGAACGATCCGAACGCGCTAGAGATTAGTTTGGTTGTCCAAGAAGAAAAGCTGAGATATCAGCGGAATATCCTTAGTGATATAATTCCTTCGCTTCGCTCACACTTTAAAGATCCTAAGAATCCATTTACTATTCAAACGTACGAGGGCCCCGAGGGGTTACGGCAAATGCAGTGGCATGAACTGCAAACAAAGGGCGACCTGTTAGTATTTGGTAACTCGACGATCGAAGATATGGTAGCGGATCATTACTGGGCGGAAAAAATGAGATGTCGAACGGCGGAACGTGGCTATAGGACTCGTGAAATCTATAATGAGCCGAATAGACTGCCGGACTTCACGTCTAACCAGGAGTTTCTTGCGCTTTATGAGGCGCGTCGTGTGCCAGAAGAAAGCCTTCCCGTCGCGACGCCTATGGTTATTTACAATAACACCGTGGCAATTTATCAGTTTACCGGGGAAAAGCGTGTTGGCGTAGAGATTGTAAACGAAGGGTTTGCGCGAACGATGCGTAGTATTTTCGAGCTTTATTGGCAGTCTGCTGAAAAAATAGAATAAATAACGTCTGCTTATACTTGACGATTTGCACAACATGCCTCACAATACGTATCAAGAAGTAGTGTAGTTGTGGTTATTTATGCTCTCTGGAAGGTGGCAACATCAGACGAGCAATCACAAGTAGGATCTTCGGCGCCGATCTAACCACTAAACAATTTAATTATGCGAGGAGCAAAAAGCGTGGCAAAAACCAAGCCTGATGCGGCTAAGCGTGTTTTCTTTACCCAAGATGACACTGCTTTACCGATACCTAATCTCATCGCTCACCAAAAAGATTCTTGGCGTGAATTCGTCGAGACTGGTTTGAGCGAAATATTTGCAGAACTTAACCCAATCGAGGATTACACCGGTCAAAAACTCGAATTGCGTTTTAAAGGATACGAATTCCAAGATCCTAAAACGAGTGAACAAGACGCCAAAGAAAACAACCTAACGTTCGACGCGCCGCTTCACGCGACCGTAGAGCTAACAAACAAGGTAACTGGCGAAGTTAAAGAGCAAGAAATCTACCTTGGTGACTACCCATGGATGACCGACCGCGGAACATTTGTTATCAACGGTACCGAGCGTGTTGTTGTTTCACAGCTTATCCGTTCTGCTGGTGTGTTCTTTACTGCCGACAAAGCTGCTGCCCGTAACTACTACGGCGCAAAGCTTATTCCAGGCCGTGGTGCATGGCTCGAATTCGAGACCGCAAGCAACGGTACTATTTACGTAAAGATCGACCGTCGCCGCAAATTGCCTGTAACGACACTTCTCCGTGCCCTTGGCCACAACAAAACCAGTGAAATTAAGTCGCTTTTTGCTGATGTTGACACTGGTGAAGTAAAATACATC is a genomic window containing:
- the rsmD gene encoding 16S rRNA (guanine(966)-N(2))-methyltransferase RsmD, whose protein sequence is MNVRIISGTYGGRKIEAPDNSRTHPMSERIRNAIFNSIGSEIKNARVLDAFAGTGAIGLEAISRGASAAVFIEKDRIAQKILAKNITSLGAENQTSIVRTTVSNWVDTSGADEFDIIFADPPYHDPQFSTVSKLFGLLKVGGLMVLSHPGRGEEPTKPGVVVVDNRSYGNAFLTLYRRES
- a CDS encoding FAD-binding oxidoreductase, yielding MSKVASYLQEHILGEVTTNPAILKAMSRDGSVLQVMPEMVIYPRTTNDIRKVARFAWQLAEKGHTLPLTARGNGADETGGAIGKGIIISLPAHMNRIFELDPKQKLVRVQPGVNASALHEALMLQGIGIPALPSSALYSTIGGAVANNASGPLSGKYGSVGDWTHQLEVVLATGDVLQTGRISKKELNKRKGMGTFEGEIYRNLDNLIEDNKQLIDEHLGSEIRDNVGYAAVARVKQKDGSFDLTPLFAGSQGTLGIISEMIMKGEFMSIHTGIAVAAFNDDHAARDALDQLRRLEPAFLEYYEGDLFKMAAAEGRTYSFNKDLEAEPSAVVVVGFDDFNERARHKKLKKIEKVLNAYATVAVADGEDVSELMAVRGVTAFSHVPAAKDASAPAIVDGAFVPNERFEDFSAAVHALAEKMDVALPLQYRALDGIVCARPVLHLNKVGDKQKIFKLLDEYGSLVDHHGGHMIGEDGEGRLKAKFAYKALDPKIIELFESIKGIFDPYGILNPGVKQEAEVRQLVPQLRSDFDIASIADYVPHS
- a CDS encoding TrmH family RNA methyltransferase, with protein sequence MNEPQVGVGPHEQPWPSDPRYDKELLASGDRRNVEDKYRYWTVEAIKADLAAHRSDLHIAIENWQHDMNIGTIVRNANAFNVAAVHIIGRRHWNRRGAMVTDRYLDIVHHPTVDDFMQAMGDRHIIAVDNLSGATPLAQAVLPKHSVLVFGGEGPGLSKEMQNAAEQMVMIEQFGSTRSVNVGVASGIVLYAWMQQHVLA
- a CDS encoding histidine--tRNA ligase, which encodes MKKSISLQSEDKNATITPMSTLSSQPYKGTRDYYPSDKRVQNYIFSNWKRTARSFGYEEYGAPLLEPLEVYAAKSGQELAGEQTYTFMDRGNRQVAIRPEMTPSISRMVAARRQEMAYPARLFSIANFMRYERPQRGREREFWQLNVDIFGVDTVLAEAEIIAMGSQFLKSFGATDDMFKIKVNNRKVIDYMMAQYLGLDAVQAQLMIKLFDRKSKIAHGDFRDQAVEIFGDAMAPEGLKKISALLAAKNMAELPESIRESSAVKEVQELFTQLEHAGVKNAIFDITLMRGLDYYTGTVFEFFDTHEDNNRSLFGGGRYDGLVGLFGAEPISAVGMAPGLTMTELFLQVHDLVPKITSTTEVYIVVLGDALKGASKLAADLRAEGVNAELDITGRKLDKQLKTAVKKDIPFIIFVGDDELQSEIYPFKDTASSDEQKLSFERIVSSVKDRRRAHLDDLDEFFD
- the tig gene encoding trigger factor yields the protein MKTTVKNLSETKVELTISLDKDDLKAAEQVAITKLAKTVKAPGFRKGKVPASVAVKHIDPEMLGQQTLEDALSKAVAESYMNENIQALDRPAVEIKKYVPGSELEFTAEAEILPKVTLGDYKKLKATTKKATVTAKEVDEVIERMRAGFAEKVEVERPARDGDEVVIDFVGKKDDIAFDGGTGTDYSLTLGSKSFIPGFEEGIVGKKIGETFDLPLEFPKDYHVADLKGAKVVFTTTLKGIKEVVMPEVNDEFAAKAGPFKTVAELTADIKRELAAQKEREAGEKLKDDLVKQLVEVSKVPVPEVLAKDQAESIERDMTQNLMYQGLTLDQYLDNKGFESKEKWLETEVKEAAEKRVQAGLVLAELSKVEKIQATEKELDEHVELYKKQYANNPRMVEQFSTPEARRDIANRLLTEKTVDRLVELNTK
- a CDS encoding ATP-dependent Clp protease proteolytic subunit; translation: MNKPSNYLVPTVIEKTHDGERAFDIYSRLLNERIIFLGEDVNEQTANIVVAQLLHLAYDDPKKDIKLYINSPGGSVYDGMAIYDTIQFISPDVQTIGIGLQASMGAFLLSSGTKGKRFALPNSRIMIHQPSSGTQGKVTDQEITLRESIFIKKHLNEIMAKNTGQKLSKIEKDADRDFWMSAKEAVEYGLIDEVIEKVQK
- a CDS encoding helix-turn-helix domain-containing protein; this encodes MNNKQRLQEQLAKLNISNDEAKLYIELLEKPNTHLQLARATGVNRTKVYRLIEQLEKRGLVSRRTDDRGTFLVANDPNALEISLVVQEEKLRYQRNILSDIIPSLRSHFKDPKNPFTIQTYEGPEGLRQMQWHELQTKGDLLVFGNSTIEDMVADHYWAEKMRCRTAERGYRTREIYNEPNRLPDFTSNQEFLALYEARRVPEESLPVATPMVIYNNTVAIYQFTGEKRVGVEIVNEGFARTMRSIFELYWQSAEKIE